From a region of the Myroides sp. JBRI-B21084 genome:
- a CDS encoding ComEC/Rec2 family competence protein, with protein MKYPIYPITLFYVSGIFCAYFSLIPFKWGVFLSILGLLVFAVNLFVKPFKGFSFKRNLIALSSLAVVFGSLGFLSYYESNKKDDITNLNETDFVVKVTDVLKPNAYAHRAYAQLISHEKQPKVLVTYPINQTTPTIGSVYRIIGSISEVPNTSNPSDFNYKTYLQHKKIYYQITSYHSVFKIGEEPNFQSKLVAFRNNLIYQFTKMGYSNKTKGFIEALLFGVKTNLDGSLQQQFKDFGIMHVLAVSGMHVVILFSTITYVLNRLRVSKKVLTIILILFLIVFSFMAGLSGSVVRASLMCLLAIIGNVSGRRTHTFNLLAGSMFVILLFEPNYLFDIGFQLSYAAVFSILFCYPVVQKYFTFKNAVLNYFGQLIGVSLIAQLGVLPISIYYFKQIPLLFLIGNLIAIPITTVLLVAWFVQLLISYLWLKAAVFLTFYLNLLSDFCFNTLAYLNTFFTIKSFSTHVTIGQCLLMLAVIYSAFWYFKKKDFFKIYIVFTLIILLQFVSIYKIYQDKTTNEVVLLTDAASVVFLNRQGKLVEQYGKSKNRESSITNYLLQANAAIIKVDTLVNSFKINNKSWLIVDSLGVYPIQKTDYVVIQQNAKVNIARLVAYTQPKQVILHNSNNKFLNNEYTMYLQKAKIPCYDMRNKGSFVIDYSSGNN; from the coding sequence ATGAAATATCCAATTTATCCCATTACATTATTTTATGTTAGTGGGATTTTTTGTGCTTATTTTTCATTGATTCCATTTAAATGGGGTGTTTTTTTGTCAATTTTAGGTTTGCTTGTTTTTGCAGTAAACTTGTTTGTAAAACCTTTTAAAGGATTCAGTTTTAAACGTAATTTAATAGCATTATCTTCATTGGCGGTTGTTTTTGGATCTTTAGGTTTTTTGTCGTATTATGAATCAAACAAAAAGGACGACATTACAAATTTAAACGAAACGGATTTTGTTGTAAAAGTTACCGATGTTTTAAAACCAAATGCATACGCACATAGGGCCTACGCGCAATTAATTTCGCATGAAAAGCAACCAAAAGTATTGGTTACCTATCCTATTAATCAAACTACTCCTACAATAGGTTCGGTGTATCGTATTATTGGATCTATTTCAGAAGTTCCAAATACATCAAATCCATCAGATTTTAACTATAAAACATATCTTCAACATAAAAAGATATATTATCAAATTACAAGTTATCATAGTGTTTTTAAAATAGGTGAGGAGCCCAATTTTCAATCAAAATTAGTAGCGTTTAGAAACAATTTAATTTACCAATTTACAAAAATGGGGTATAGCAACAAAACAAAAGGATTTATTGAAGCTTTACTTTTTGGCGTTAAAACAAATTTAGACGGCAGTTTACAACAACAATTTAAAGATTTTGGTATTATGCATGTTTTGGCAGTTTCGGGCATGCACGTTGTAATTCTTTTCTCTACCATTACTTATGTTTTAAATAGATTAAGGGTTTCAAAAAAAGTCTTAACCATTATATTAATACTTTTTTTAATTGTTTTTAGTTTCATGGCTGGACTGTCGGGTTCAGTGGTGCGAGCATCTTTAATGTGCTTGTTGGCAATTATAGGTAATGTATCTGGCAGAAGAACGCACACTTTTAATTTATTAGCAGGTAGTATGTTTGTAATTTTACTTTTTGAACCTAATTATTTATTTGATATAGGTTTTCAGTTAAGCTACGCAGCCGTTTTTTCTATCTTATTTTGTTATCCAGTAGTGCAAAAGTATTTTACGTTTAAAAATGCAGTTTTAAATTATTTTGGACAATTAATTGGTGTATCGTTAATTGCACAATTAGGTGTTTTACCTATAAGTATTTATTATTTTAAACAAATTCCACTTCTTTTTTTAATAGGTAATTTAATTGCAATTCCTATAACAACTGTTTTGTTGGTAGCTTGGTTTGTACAATTACTAATAAGTTATTTATGGTTAAAAGCTGCTGTTTTTCTTACGTTTTATTTAAATTTATTAAGTGACTTTTGCTTTAATACATTAGCATATTTAAATACTTTTTTTACAATAAAATCTTTTTCTACACACGTTACGATAGGACAATGTTTATTGATGTTAGCTGTTATTTATAGTGCTTTTTGGTATTTTAAGAAGAAGGATTTTTTTAAAATATACATTGTTTTTACCTTGATAATATTGTTACAATTTGTAAGTATTTATAAAATATATCAAGACAAAACAACTAATGAAGTGGTGTTGCTTACTGACGCAGCTAGTGTAGTTTTCTTAAATAGACAAGGTAAATTAGTAGAGCAATACGGAAAATCTAAAAACCGTGAATCAAGTATTACTAATTATTTATTACAAGCAAATGCTGCAATTATAAAAGTTGATACTCTTGTAAATAGTTTTAAAATAAATAATAAAAGTTGGTTAATTGTTGATAGTTTAGGAGTATACCCTATTCAAAAAACTGATTATGTGGTAATACAACAAAACGCAAAAGTTAATATAGCGCGTTTAGTTGCTTACACGCAACCTAAACAAGTTATTTTACATAACAGTAACAATAAGTTTTTAAATAACGAATATACGATGTATTTGCAAAAAGCAAAAATCCCTTGCTACGATATGCGAAACAAGGGAAGTTTTGTTATAGATTATAGTTCTGGTAACAACTGA
- a CDS encoding thioredoxin family protein, whose translation MKKSILLVLFTMACFISQAQNKEIKWMSMKDALTAQKKNKKPIFIDAYTVWCGPCRMLDKNTFSDEKVIKVINEKYNPVKFNAEGNEEIQFGGKLYKNPNYQEARKNSRNGMHEFAMFIGVQAYPDMIIIDKDGKKTKDILGYRTPDQLLPEL comes from the coding sequence ATGAAGAAAAGCATTTTATTAGTGTTGTTTACAATGGCTTGTTTTATTAGCCAAGCACAAAATAAGGAAATTAAATGGATGAGCATGAAAGATGCACTAACAGCTCAGAAAAAAAACAAAAAACCTATTTTTATTGATGCTTATACTGTTTGGTGTGGTCCGTGCAGAATGTTAGATAAAAACACCTTTTCTGATGAAAAAGTGATTAAGGTTATAAATGAAAAATACAACCCTGTAAAGTTTAATGCCGAAGGAAACGAAGAAATTCAATTTGGTGGTAAATTATACAAAAATCCAAATTATCAAGAAGCTCGAAAAAACTCTAGAAATGGCATGCATGAATTTGCAATGTTTATTGGTGTTCAAGCTTATCCTGATATGATTATTATTGATAAAGACGGTAAAAAAACAAAAGATATTTTAGGTTACCGTACTCCAGATCAGTTGTTACCAGAACTATAA
- a CDS encoding peptide MFS transporter, whose protein sequence is MTNDSQIINPSEKHGTWFGHPKGLFLLFFTEMWERFSYYGMRAILILYLTKKLVEGGLGIEASQATLLYGYFTGLVYFTPLIGGWLADKYLGKRLAITIGGITMMVGQFALFSMNTLSGLYIGLFLLIIGNGFFKPNISTLVGGLYKDGDSRRDSAFSIFYMGINLGALLAPFVIGYFTDNLFKTTNVDGTIAFGYRWGFLAAGIGMLLGQLIFNGFAQKYLGDLGKKPVTNNTNANESEVTTSTNPETGEVLTAAQEKQRTSVIFILFAFAVFFWAGFEQAGSSLSLYTDKFINRTIGSFEIPTSWFQSVNPIFIVTLAPLFAIFWNSKLGRKLTTPVKMGLGLVILGLGFLFMLGAVAERVANGDVADEANKAALMWLIMTYLLHTIAELCLSPVGLSVVTKLAPVKLASILMAVWMLATSVANFIGGYLASVVETLGAGEVFTYIAISVMIFGVLLILLNKVILKLMHGVK, encoded by the coding sequence ATGACAAACGATAGTCAAATAATTAATCCATCAGAAAAACACGGAACCTGGTTTGGACACCCAAAAGGGTTGTTTTTATTGTTTTTCACAGAAATGTGGGAACGCTTTAGTTATTATGGGATGCGTGCCATTCTTATCTTATACCTTACAAAAAAATTAGTTGAAGGAGGTTTAGGAATTGAAGCTTCGCAAGCTACCTTATTATATGGTTATTTTACCGGTTTGGTATATTTTACCCCACTTATTGGTGGTTGGCTTGCTGATAAATATCTTGGAAAACGTTTAGCTATTACCATTGGTGGTATTACTATGATGGTTGGCCAGTTTGCCCTTTTTAGTATGAATACTTTAAGTGGCCTTTACATTGGCTTGTTTTTATTAATTATAGGTAACGGATTTTTTAAACCTAACATTTCAACGTTAGTTGGTGGGTTGTATAAAGATGGTGATAGTAGAAGAGATTCTGCATTCTCTATTTTTTACATGGGAATTAACTTAGGCGCGCTTTTAGCACCTTTTGTAATTGGTTATTTTACCGATAACTTATTTAAAACAACAAATGTTGATGGTACAATTGCATTTGGTTACCGTTGGGGCTTTTTAGCTGCAGGTATTGGTATGTTATTGGGTCAGTTAATTTTTAATGGATTTGCACAAAAATATTTAGGTGATTTAGGTAAAAAACCAGTCACTAATAATACAAACGCAAACGAAAGTGAAGTAACTACTTCAACAAACCCAGAAACAGGTGAAGTGCTTACAGCGGCACAAGAAAAACAAAGAACAAGTGTTATTTTTATTTTATTTGCATTTGCTGTATTCTTTTGGGCTGGTTTTGAACAAGCAGGATCTTCGTTATCATTATATACCGATAAATTTATTAATAGAACAATTGGTAGCTTTGAAATACCAACCTCTTGGTTTCAATCGGTTAACCCAATTTTCATTGTTACTTTAGCACCATTATTTGCAATATTTTGGAACTCTAAATTAGGAAGAAAATTAACAACACCGGTAAAAATGGGGTTAGGATTGGTAATTTTAGGTTTAGGTTTCTTATTTATGTTAGGTGCCGTAGCAGAACGTGTAGCAAATGGAGACGTTGCCGATGAAGCTAACAAAGCAGCATTAATGTGGTTAATTATGACGTATTTATTACACACAATTGCCGAATTATGTTTATCGCCAGTTGGTTTATCTGTTGTAACAAAACTAGCACCTGTAAAACTAGCTTCAATATTAATGGCTGTTTGGATGTTAGCTACATCTGTTGCTAATTTTATTGGTGGTTATTTAGCTTCAGTTGTTGAAACCTTAGGTGCAGGCGAAGTTTTCACTTATATTGCAATATCGGTTATGATATTTGGTGTTTTATTAATTTTATTAAACAAAGTTATCTTAAAATTAATGCACGGAGTAAAATAG
- a CDS encoding peptide MFS transporter: MANTAQTEFYKSNVLGQRSGLFVLFFTEMWERFSFYGMRVLLIQFLTAAVISGDPKSGWAWTAEQAGALYGTYAMMLYLTPIFGGIIADKYIGSRMAVIIGAIIMTIGHAAMAFDTPVMFFIGLACLVIGTGFFKPNMPSILGEMYKDLPEKKDGAYTIFYMGVNAGAFFGMMLCGYIAETQGWHWGFGLAGIFMFLGTLQFAFAKPLMGNLGILDKSVEAVAAKNAADTDKRNPFTSIDYLLIVVVGIIGFLYAFNDPLSKNKIVDIFSFMDTPFLRGQYIMIFIALALFITLIVSRITRYDKVVRDRMFAVVLLAFFLIFFFMSFEQGATSLVLVARDYIDRTLVGSALTTFNIVNGLLTIVPLAIISWVLVKLALSTWKKIALSNMVLILCFVLIWGAALWMLKNEFSKEASEITVSWFSTLNSFFIIALASTVSKLWESKYNPSAAFKYGFGLILVAIGFLILGLGALNISEGVKISMVFLVLTYLFHTLGELFISPVGLSYVSKLVPARMLAFMFGIWYLAIAIAQKVAAVLGGQVETIQKEYSLSHFFFLFTAIPAAAGLLVMFLNPLIKKLMHGIK; encoded by the coding sequence ATGGCAAATACCGCACAAACAGAATTTTACAAATCAAACGTATTGGGGCAAAGGTCTGGATTGTTTGTTCTTTTCTTTACTGAGATGTGGGAACGCTTTTCATTTTACGGAATGCGCGTTTTATTAATACAATTTTTAACCGCAGCAGTAATTTCAGGCGACCCTAAATCGGGATGGGCTTGGACAGCTGAACAAGCAGGTGCTTTATACGGAACGTACGCAATGATGCTTTATTTAACACCTATTTTTGGTGGAATAATTGCCGATAAATACATCGGGTCGCGAATGGCTGTAATTATTGGTGCTATTATTATGACCATTGGTCACGCAGCAATGGCTTTTGATACACCTGTAATGTTTTTTATTGGTTTAGCTTGTTTGGTTATAGGTACCGGATTTTTTAAACCAAATATGCCATCTATTTTAGGTGAAATGTATAAAGATTTACCTGAGAAAAAAGATGGTGCTTATACTATTTTTTACATGGGCGTAAATGCAGGTGCCTTTTTTGGAATGATGCTTTGTGGATACATTGCCGAAACACAAGGGTGGCATTGGGGCTTTGGTTTAGCTGGTATTTTTATGTTTTTAGGTACTTTACAGTTTGCTTTTGCTAAACCTTTAATGGGTAATTTAGGGATTTTAGACAAATCAGTGGAAGCTGTAGCTGCTAAAAACGCAGCTGATACTGATAAACGCAATCCTTTTACAAGTATTGATTATTTATTAATAGTAGTTGTGGGAATTATTGGCTTTTTGTATGCTTTTAACGATCCTTTATCAAAAAATAAAATTGTTGATATCTTTTCATTCATGGATACTCCGTTTCTTCGCGGTCAATACATAATGATTTTTATAGCCTTAGCTTTATTTATAACTTTAATAGTTTCTAGAATTACTAGATATGACAAAGTGGTTCGTGATAGAATGTTTGCGGTTGTTTTATTGGCATTTTTCTTGATTTTCTTCTTTATGAGTTTTGAACAAGGCGCAACGTCTTTAGTTTTAGTAGCTCGTGATTACATCGATAGAACTTTAGTTGGATCTGCTTTAACAACTTTTAATATTGTTAACGGGTTACTAACCATTGTTCCTTTAGCAATAATTTCTTGGGTATTGGTAAAATTAGCGCTTAGTACTTGGAAAAAAATTGCTTTATCAAACATGGTACTTATTTTGTGTTTTGTTTTAATTTGGGGAGCTGCATTATGGATGCTTAAAAACGAATTTTCTAAAGAAGCTTCAGAAATCACCGTTTCTTGGTTTTCAACTTTAAACTCGTTTTTTATTATTGCTTTAGCATCAACGGTATCTAAATTATGGGAATCAAAATACAACCCGTCAGCTGCATTTAAATATGGTTTTGGATTGATTTTAGTGGCTATTGGATTCTTAATTTTAGGTTTAGGTGCCTTAAATATATCTGAAGGGGTAAAAATTTCAATGGTATTTTTAGTACTAACCTATTTATTTCACACTTTGGGAGAATTATTTATATCACCAGTTGGTTTATCGTATGTTTCAAAATTAGTGCCTGCACGTATGTTAGCATTTATGTTTGGTATTTGGTATTTAGCAATTGCAATAGCACAAAAAGTAGCAGCAGTTTTAGGTGGTCAGGTTGAAACCATTCAAAAAGAATACTCGTTAAGCCATTTCTTTTTCCTATTTACCGCAATTCCAGCAGCCGCAGGGTTATTGGTCATGTTTTTAAATCCATTAATTAAAAAATTAATGCACGGAATTAAATAA